A single region of the Streptococcus sanguinis genome encodes:
- a CDS encoding DUF805 domain-containing protein: protein MIDAYKKFWKGYVDFTGRSTRSEYWWPVLCHILAMLVLLGSALMIETALNSETGATLSITLITLLALYFFAIILPYLAIQIRRLRDAGFHWALIFLSIVPFGRLVLTILYCQPTKYEPVINNYYNNQNYQEQQFGQNSYQNQQNYQGQQFDQNSYQNQPNPQQNFASAENEQTPFE, encoded by the coding sequence ATGATTGATGCATATAAAAAGTTTTGGAAGGGCTATGTAGACTTTACTGGTCGCTCAACTCGCTCAGAATATTGGTGGCCTGTTCTGTGCCATATCTTGGCGATGCTAGTACTTCTTGGTTCTGCTCTTATGATTGAAACAGCCTTAAACTCTGAGACTGGGGCAACATTATCTATCACTTTAATAACTCTGTTAGCATTGTATTTCTTTGCAATTATTCTTCCCTATCTCGCCATTCAGATCCGTCGCTTGCGAGACGCTGGCTTTCACTGGGCACTTATCTTTTTATCGATTGTTCCATTTGGCCGCTTGGTTTTGACTATTCTTTATTGCCAACCTACAAAATATGAACCCGTTATAAATAATTACTATAATAATCAGAATTACCAAGAACAACAATTTGGCCAAAATTCTTATCAAAATCAGCAAAATTACCAAGGGCAGCAATTTGATCAGAACTCCTATCAAAATCAGCCCAATCCTCAACAAAATTTTGCATCAGCTGAAAACGAGCAAACTCCATTTGAATAA
- a CDS encoding DUF805 domain-containing protein: protein MIYAYLDFWRRAFDFAGRSDRPDYWWAVFANMLIAFLSLIFLLMVGEEAAPLLSLIQIYGFFTIIPNLSLSIRRLRDAGYHWAFIFVSFIPVIGNFILLFLHCQPSEY, encoded by the coding sequence ATGATTTATGCATATCTTGATTTTTGGCGGAGAGCTTTTGACTTCGCCGGGCGGTCAGATCGCCCAGATTATTGGTGGGCTGTATTTGCCAATATGTTAATAGCTTTCTTATCTTTAATTTTCTTACTTATGGTTGGAGAGGAAGCTGCTCCTCTTCTATCGCTAATTCAGATTTATGGTTTCTTTACTATCATTCCAAATCTATCTCTGTCCATTCGCCGTCTGAGAGATGCGGGTTACCATTGGGCTTTTATCTTCGTATCTTTTATTCCAGTTATTGGTAATTTCATTCTACTCTTCCTCCACTGTCAACCTTCAGAATACTAA
- the metG gene encoding methionine--tRNA ligase: MSEKNFYITTPIYYPSGKLHIGNATTTIACDVLARYKRLMGYDVFYLTGLDEHGQKIQAKAEEAGISPQAYVDGMAVGVKELWKLLDISYDKFIRTTDDYHEKVVADVFERLLAQDDIYLGEYSGWYSVSDEEFFTESQLAEVFRDENGKVTGGIAPSGHEVEWVSEESYFLRLSKYQDRLVEFFKSHPDFITPNGRLNEMLKNFIEPGLEDLAVSRTTFTWGVPVPSNPKHVIYVWIDALLNYVTALGYGQDDHANYDKFWNNGTVYHMVAKDILRFHSIYWPILLMMLDIKLPDRLIAHGWFVMKDGKMSKSKGNVVYPEMLVERYGLDALRYYLMRSLPVGSDGTFTPEDYVGRINYELANDLGNLLNRTVSMINKYFDGQVPAYEENVTDFDGALAQVAAQSITDYYKHMDAVDYPRALEAVWTLISRTNKYIDETAPWVLAKDEAKVKELAAVMSHLAASLRVVAHMIEPFMMETSKAVLSQLGLPQAVSLENLAIDQLPGGLTVVEKGTPIFPRLDMEEEIAYIKEQMEGNKPAVEKEWKPEEIELKLNRKEIKFDDFDKVEIRVAEVKEVSKVEGSDKLLQFRLDAGDGEDRQILSGIAKYYPNEQELVGKKVQIVANLKPRKMMKKYVSQGMILSAEHGDQLTLLTVDEKVPNGSLIG, encoded by the coding sequence ATGTCTGAAAAGAACTTTTATATTACAACCCCTATCTATTATCCGAGCGGCAAGCTCCATATCGGTAATGCTACTACAACTATTGCCTGCGACGTTTTGGCTCGCTACAAGCGTCTCATGGGCTACGATGTTTTCTATCTGACTGGTCTTGACGAGCATGGACAGAAGATTCAGGCTAAGGCAGAAGAAGCTGGTATCAGTCCTCAAGCTTATGTCGATGGTATGGCAGTTGGAGTCAAGGAACTCTGGAAACTGCTGGATATTTCTTATGATAAATTTATCCGGACGACCGATGACTACCATGAAAAGGTTGTAGCCGATGTCTTTGAACGTCTCTTGGCCCAAGATGATATCTACTTGGGTGAATATTCAGGCTGGTATTCTGTATCAGATGAGGAATTCTTCACAGAAAGCCAGCTAGCTGAAGTCTTCCGTGATGAAAATGGAAAGGTAACCGGCGGAATCGCACCATCTGGACACGAAGTTGAGTGGGTATCGGAAGAGTCTTACTTCCTTCGCCTCAGCAAGTACCAAGACCGCTTGGTAGAATTTTTCAAATCTCATCCAGACTTTATCACACCGAATGGACGTCTCAATGAAATGTTGAAAAACTTCATTGAGCCAGGTCTGGAAGACTTGGCTGTATCTCGGACGACCTTTACTTGGGGCGTGCCGGTGCCATCTAATCCTAAACACGTTATCTATGTCTGGATTGATGCCCTGCTCAACTATGTGACAGCCCTTGGATATGGTCAGGATGATCATGCTAACTACGATAAATTTTGGAATAATGGAACAGTTTATCATATGGTAGCTAAGGATATTCTGCGTTTCCACTCTATCTACTGGCCAATCCTGCTCATGATGCTGGATATTAAGCTGCCCGACCGCTTGATTGCTCATGGCTGGTTTGTCATGAAGGATGGCAAGATGTCCAAGTCTAAGGGCAATGTGGTCTATCCGGAAATGCTGGTAGAGCGTTATGGTTTGGATGCTCTGCGTTATTACCTCATGCGCAGTCTTCCGGTGGGATCTGATGGAACATTCACACCTGAGGACTATGTGGGTCGTATCAACTATGAGTTAGCTAATGACCTTGGAAACCTCCTCAACCGTACGGTTTCTATGATTAACAAGTACTTTGACGGTCAAGTGCCAGCCTATGAAGAAAATGTGACGGATTTTGACGGAGCTCTGGCTCAGGTGGCAGCCCAATCCATCACTGACTACTACAAACACATGGATGCAGTTGACTACCCACGTGCTCTGGAAGCAGTCTGGACGCTCATCTCCCGCACTAATAAATATATCGATGAAACAGCTCCTTGGGTTCTGGCTAAGGATGAAGCTAAGGTCAAAGAACTGGCAGCAGTTATGAGTCACTTGGCAGCTAGCCTCCGTGTTGTAGCCCATATGATTGAGCCATTCATGATGGAAACCAGCAAGGCTGTCCTCAGCCAACTTGGCTTGCCTCAAGCGGTTTCACTGGAAAATCTAGCAATTGACCAGCTCCCAGGAGGCTTGACAGTTGTAGAGAAAGGGACACCAATCTTCCCGCGTCTGGATATGGAAGAAGAAATTGCCTATATCAAAGAACAAATGGAAGGAAACAAACCTGCGGTTGAAAAAGAATGGAAGCCAGAGGAAATCGAGCTCAAACTTAACCGAAAGGAAATCAAGTTTGACGACTTTGATAAGGTGGAAATCCGAGTTGCTGAAGTCAAAGAGGTTTCTAAAGTTGAAGGTTCTGATAAGCTGCTTCAGTTCCGCTTAGATGCAGGAGACGGTGAGGACCGCCAAATCCTCTCTGGTATTGCTAAATACTATCCAAACGAGCAAGAACTGGTCGGTAAGAAAGTCCAAATCGTAGCTAATCTCAAACCACGTAAGATGATGAAAAAATATGTTAGCCAAGGTATGATTCTATCAGCCGAGCACGGCGACCAACTGACACTCCTTACCGTGGATGAAAAAGTTCCAAATGGAAGTTTGATTGGATAG